CATTATTAGGAATAACATATGCATTTGGGAATATACTGACTCTGACCTTTTTGAGCTGGTTATACAAAGAGACTTGGAGTGATCCAAGGAAATAAATCTAATAAAGAAAAAAGATAAATAAAAAAACTACTTCTGGATTTTTAATTTCGAAGAATATTTTAAATTAACTATGTACGTTGCAAGAAGAGAGAGTATCAAAAAAAATAATAAGCTTTCCAAGGTAGATTGGGGCATAACCATGAGTAGTAAAAAAAATGATATATATTTAAAGAAACGAATTCTGAAAAAAAATCAACCCTTTCATCATTTTTTATTCTCAAACTTATAAATTTAATTTATCTTATAAAATCTCTGAAATTTAGATTGATTTTAATTTGAAAAATATTTTTCAGCCCTCCTAAAGGCTTTTACTGCTCCTTTATAATCAAGACTTTTTAATTTTTCCTTACTTTTTTGTTCCAGCATTTTTACTATTTGATTTCTCTTTATTTCATCAATTTTCAGCTTATGATCGAAAATAAGATCAAATTTTGAGGAATACAATCTAGATAATTCTTCTCTATATTTTTCAATAATTTTTTCATCACAAGATTTGGATTTCAAAATTGCATTAGCCTTCATTTTGTCATCTATTGCCCCTTTAAAATTTCCTTGTTTAAATTTCTTCTCACTTGATCTAGTTAGCTTCATAATATTTCCCAATATCAATTCATTAGAATCTTTCATTTATTTATCTAAGCCTAAGTTAATGCTATCAGGATAAAGAAAAAACAACTTATTTTTTTAATACTAAAATAGTTAAATAATTAACCAATAACAAGTCCTTTTTCAAGAAGTAAATCAAAAACCTCCGCACTTTTCGTTTTCCCAAATTGGGGGGATTTATGTAAATCTAATATTTCAGCAAGGCACATAATCCAATAAGTATCTTTTTTTAAATTTAGACCTTCACAAATATGGGTGGGGGCCGATTTAAAACACCCAAAATCTGTTGATATATTAATGTTCATGATTTGAGTTTCAAGTTCCAGACTTAAAAGTTCTATTTCTTGCTCAGAAAGGGATGTCCCAAAAGAATATGATTCAATTAAAAGTTGATAATTCATAAAAGATTTATTTTTTCAAGAAATCCATCGAGTTATTTTTGTACCCTCATAAATATGCCCTGAAGCTTCAACAATAGGTTTTGTCTCAGGATTCATAAAAATATCGTATAGAACATTTTCTGGTCCTTGAAAAATTACAGTTGCCCTTTTTGGATCATCTATAGATTTACCAATATAAAATGTTTTTACACCCATTTCTTTAAACATCGACTGCTGTTCCTCAGCATTCATATGAGATTCATATTGTTCAAACGTATTACTTAGTTGAAAATCTAGAATAGTCGTTTCAATGGTCATGGTAGTTATAAGATGTTTTTTAGATTTTAAATCTTTTTGCAAAAAAATAATTGAATAAAGATTAGTTTTTATTAAGCAAGGTATTAACTAATTTTTACTTTTAAGTTATAAATCAACTATAAAAAACAGATTTTAATTTTGAACTCAAAAATTTCTCCAAGAGAACAATGGACTAGTAAGTTGGGATTCATTCTTGCAGCTGCTGGTAGCGCAGTAGGTCTTGGTAACCTTTGGGGTTTCGCCTACAGAGCCTCTCAAGGTGGAGGTGCTGCTTTTGTACTTTTATACGTACTAATCGTTTTAATTGTATGCCTTCCTGTATTTGTTGCTGAAATGGCTTTAGGAAGAAACGCTACCGCCAGCACATTGCTTGCACCAGTAAAGTTAGCTGGAAAAAATTGGTATCCATTAGGAATTCTTTTCTTTATAGCTCCCTTGGGAATAGCATCATATTATTCAGTCATAATGGGGTGGACCGCAGATACCTTGTTCCATTCATTATTTTTTGGATTACCAAAAAATTTAAGTGAAGCAGAAACTTTCTTTGGCTCAATTAGTAGTGGTAGCAGTGTTTTATTGGGGCACCTATTAAGTCTCGTTCTTACTGCAATAATAGTTTCATCTGGGATAAAAAAAGGAATCGAAAAGGTAACAAGATTCTTTATGCCTATACTTTTTATAATTCTTCTATCTCTTGCAATATGGGCCACTTCACTGTCAGGCGCATGGGAAGGATATAAAACATTTTTGTTTAAATTTGACTTTGATGAATTAAGGAACCCTCAAACCATAAGAAATGCTTTTACTCAAGCTTTCTTTTCTTTAAGTTTAGGAATTGGAGTAATGGTAACTTACGCTTCTTATCTAAATAAAAAGAGTAATCTTCCAAAATTAAGTGTTGGAGTTGCATCATTGGATACTTTGGTGGGTCTTATGGCAGGACTTATTACTTTTCCGATAGTTTTAACATTTGGTTTAAATGATGCAATTTCTGAATCAACAGTTGGTGCATTATTTATATCAATTCCTACGGGCCTTGGTTCATATGGAGCGGTTGGAAGAATAGTAGCTGTTGCATTTTTCGCACTAGCTTATATTGCAGCAATAACTTCCTCTGTTTCATTATTGGAAGTTCCAGTTTCCTCTTTAATGGATAAATTTGGTTTTAAAAGAGAAAAATCTGTTTGGCTGATAACTCTTTTCTTATTCTTAGCAGGCATTCCTTCAGCATTAAACTTAAACATTCTTGGAACTATTGATTCGATTTTTGGAGGTGTATTACTTATCTTTGGTGGATTCTTGGTTACTTTCTTTATGGGATGGGTAGTACCTGGAAAGTTTAATGAAGAACTTAGTGATTCAAAAGTTGGAATCAAAACGACACGTTATTTGAAATTCATGACAAGATGGGTTGCGCCCCCAATTATTGGTTTTGGACTATTTATTAGTGTGTTTGATTTGCTTAAAGGCTGGGTAAGTTAAAAATAAATAAAATTTTAATGTATAAAATTGAATAAATTTACTGCGATATAGTTAGGAAATATGGAGAGGGGTGCAGATCAAAAAAAGATAAAATAGTTTAACTTTTTCGCATTATTTTTGATCAAACTCAAAAAAAATACTAGTCAATAATTAAGTATTTGTAATGGT
The genomic region above belongs to Prochlorococcus marinus XMU1405 and contains:
- a CDS encoding sodium-dependent transporter; amino-acid sequence: MNSKISPREQWTSKLGFILAAAGSAVGLGNLWGFAYRASQGGGAAFVLLYVLIVLIVCLPVFVAEMALGRNATASTLLAPVKLAGKNWYPLGILFFIAPLGIASYYSVIMGWTADTLFHSLFFGLPKNLSEAETFFGSISSGSSVLLGHLLSLVLTAIIVSSGIKKGIEKVTRFFMPILFIILLSLAIWATSLSGAWEGYKTFLFKFDFDELRNPQTIRNAFTQAFFSLSLGIGVMVTYASYLNKKSNLPKLSVGVASLDTLVGLMAGLITFPIVLTFGLNDAISESTVGALFISIPTGLGSYGAVGRIVAVAFFALAYIAAITSSVSLLEVPVSSLMDKFGFKREKSVWLITLFLFLAGIPSALNLNILGTIDSIFGGVLLIFGGFLVTFFMGWVVPGKFNEELSDSKVGIKTTRYLKFMTRWVAPPIIGFGLFISVFDLLKGWVS
- a CDS encoding DUF3764 family protein codes for the protein MTIETTILDFQLSNTFEQYESHMNAEEQQSMFKEMGVKTFYIGKSIDDPKRATVIFQGPENVLYDIFMNPETKPIVEASGHIYEGTKITRWIS